In a single window of the Paenibacillus sp. MMS20-IR301 genome:
- a CDS encoding GNAT family protein, which produces MYECGGVIPDLSGRRVRLQAMAQADAGALFEIWQHPAVAPWLNSPPLSSARDAEALIALLAQMACEEESLRWSIRGPGGEVIGSCGFNYWQLQGAYRGEIGFELSPAAVRQGYMREALELILDFGFGTMGLNRIEALCHPDNFRAGKLVTGLGFKKEGLLREYLHTSSGYQDAVMYALLRGEQLPRREYEERIGTE; this is translated from the coding sequence ATGTATGAATGCGGTGGAGTCATTCCGGATTTAAGCGGACGGAGAGTGCGGCTGCAGGCAATGGCTCAAGCAGATGCAGGAGCGCTGTTTGAGATTTGGCAGCATCCTGCGGTTGCCCCCTGGCTGAATTCCCCTCCGCTCTCCTCAGCCCGTGATGCTGAAGCACTGATTGCTCTGCTGGCACAAATGGCCTGCGAGGAGGAAAGCCTGCGCTGGAGCATCAGGGGACCCGGAGGGGAAGTAATCGGCAGCTGCGGGTTCAATTACTGGCAGCTCCAGGGGGCTTACCGGGGGGAGATCGGCTTTGAGCTGTCCCCTGCTGCGGTGCGGCAAGGATATATGCGGGAAGCGCTGGAGCTGATACTGGACTTCGGCTTTGGTACGATGGGGCTGAACCGGATCGAAGCCTTGTGTCATCCGGATAACTTCCGTGCAGGGAAGCTGGTCACCGGGCTTGGCTTCAAGAAGGAAGGATTGCTGCGGGAGTATCTGCATACCTCTTCCGGCTATCAGGACGCCGTAATGTATGCCTTGCTGCGCGGGGAGCAGTTACCGCGCAGAGAATATGAAGAGAGGATTGGGACAGAGTGA